A genome region from Yoonia vestfoldensis includes the following:
- a CDS encoding alpha/beta hydrolase: MTYHAKRTKGAAGAKLFLTFHGTGGTEDQFHGFAEQLIPGAHVTSPRGDVSEHGAARYFRRTAEGVYDMDDLALRSRAMADFITAEQQAVKPPRTIGLGYSNGANILAAVAMRDAVLVDDLILMHPLIPFTPAPQPRLRGRRVLITAGENDPICPSDLTQALASYLTAQGADVQLHWHPGGHGIAQSEVTAVQNFLTA, translated from the coding sequence ATGACCTATCACGCAAAACGCACCAAGGGGGCAGCGGGCGCAAAGCTGTTCCTGACCTTTCACGGCACCGGCGGAACCGAAGACCAGTTCCACGGATTTGCCGAACAGCTGATCCCGGGTGCGCATGTCACCTCGCCGCGCGGGGATGTGTCCGAACATGGGGCCGCGCGGTATTTCCGGCGCACCGCCGAAGGCGTCTATGACATGGATGATCTGGCTTTGCGCAGCCGCGCCATGGCGGATTTCATCACAGCCGAACAGCAGGCGGTCAAACCACCGCGCACCATCGGGCTGGGCTATTCGAACGGGGCCAATATCCTTGCCGCCGTGGCGATGCGGGACGCGGTGCTGGTGGATGACCTGATCCTGATGCATCCGCTGATCCCCTTCACCCCGGCCCCGCAACCGCGGCTGCGCGGGCGGCGCGTGCTGATCACCGCGGGCGAGAATGACCCGATCTGCCCCTCTGATCTGACCCAAGCGCTGGCGTCTTATCTGACGGCACAGGGGGCCGATGTGCAGCTGCATTGGCATCCAGGCGGCCATGGCATCGCGCAAAGCGAGGTGACGGCCGTGCAGAATTTCCTGACCGCCTAG
- a CDS encoding pseudouridine synthase, with protein sequence MSDYTPPQDALVVLHHDHQVLLVDKPSGLLSVPGKGPDLADCLITRVQRVFPDALLVHRLDRDTSGVMIFALTPHAQRHLGLQFENRQTKKTYVARVWGEIADKTGTVDLPLIVDWPNRPLQMVDHENGRAAVTDWRVVRVGDGETRLRLMPKTGRSHQLRVHMLALGHPILGDPFYATGPARDYPRLMLHSETLQFRHPDGGQGMRITAPCPF encoded by the coding sequence GTGAGCGATTACACCCCGCCCCAAGACGCTCTGGTCGTTCTGCACCATGATCATCAGGTGCTGCTGGTCGATAAACCCAGCGGCCTGTTGTCGGTGCCGGGCAAGGGGCCGGATCTGGCCGATTGCCTGATCACGCGGGTCCAGCGGGTGTTTCCCGATGCTTTGCTGGTGCATCGTTTGGATCGCGACACATCCGGCGTGATGATCTTTGCGCTGACCCCCCATGCGCAGCGCCATCTGGGCCTGCAATTCGAGAATCGCCAGACCAAGAAAACCTATGTCGCCCGGGTCTGGGGTGAAATCGCCGACAAGACCGGCACCGTCGATCTGCCGCTGATCGTGGATTGGCCGAACCGCCCCTTGCAGATGGTGGATCATGAAAACGGCCGCGCCGCCGTAACCGATTGGCGCGTGGTGCGGGTCGGTGACGGTGAAACCCGCCTGCGGCTGATGCCGAAAACCGGCCGGTCGCACCAGCTGCGGGTGCATATGCTGGCGCTGGGCCATCCGATCTTGGGCGATCCGTTCTATGCGACGGGGCCTGCGCGCGATTATCCGCGCCTGATGCTGCATTCCGAAACGCTGCAATTCCGCCATCCTGATGGCGGGCAGGGGATGCGGATCACCGCCCCCTGTCCGTTCTAG